The Halorussus gelatinilyticus genome contains the following window.
TGGTCGGCAACGTCGCCCGCGCGACCGACGCCGCGGTCGCGCTCTGCAACCCCCGCGACGACCCGCAACTCATCGACCGATTCGAGGTGCGGAGCGTGCCGACGCTCCTGCTGTTCGAGGACGGCGAGTTGGTCGGCGAGATGGCGGAGGGCTTTCGGGGGACCGAGGCGGTGGTCGAGTTCGTGGAGTCGCGCGGACGGGCCGACTGAGCGCCGCGAGCGGGGCGAGCGTCCGATTCCACGGATGGGCTTTTGACCACGCGGCCCGAACTCTCGGGGACCGTCCGGGAGACCGACTCACGATGAACGACGCACTGCTCGCGCTCGCCGCGAACGAAGGTATCTTCGGCGTCCCCCACGACGTCCTCTCGTCGCGCGACGAGTGGCTCGCGCTGGGAATCGGACTGATAGCCGTCGCCTTCGCGGTCCTCTACGACGGCGACTTCGACCTCCGCCCGCTCCGGACCGCTGCGGTGGTCGGTATCGTCGTCTCGCTCGGTCTCTCGGCGCTGGCTCCGCCGATAGTCACCGACGAGTGGCACATTCCGCGGGTCGTCCTCGTCCTCGCGCTGGGGGCGGCGTACGCCTATCGCCGCCGGGACCGATAGCGGAAATCCCGGCCGTCGGTGGGTCGCTTTTGAGGCTTCGTCTCGAAACGAGACCATGAGCCAGCATCCCGACGACGCGTTAGTGGTCTACTCCGATTACGTCTGCCCGTTCTGCTACCTCGGGAAGGCCGCCATGGAACGCTACCGCGAAGAGACCGACGACCCGCCCGAAGTCGAGTGGCGCTTCTACGACCTCCGGGGGTACAAGCGCGGACCAGACGGGAGCATCGACCACGACGTGGACGACGGCAAGGACGACGACTACTTCGCCCAGGTCCGCGAGAACGTCGAGCGCCTGAAAGACCAGTACGACGTGGAGATGGACCTCGACTTCTCGAAGGACGTGGACTCGTGGAACGCCCAGCAGGCCGCGCTCTACGTCCGACAGACCGAGGGCGAGGAGACGTTCCTCGCCTTCCACGAGGCGCTGTTCGAGGCGCTCTGGCAGGACGGCCGGAACATCGGCGACCCGGACGTGCTGGCCGAGATAGCGGACGAACTGGGTCTCGCGCCCGACGAGATTCGGGACGCGACCGCCGACGAGACGCTGGAAGCGGAACTCCGCGAGCGGTTCGAGAGCGCCCAGCAGGCCGGCGTGTCGGGCATCCCGACGTTCGTCTACGAGGGCCACGCGGCGCGGGGCGCGATTCCGCCCGAGCAGTTCGAGCGACTGGTGGACGGGGCGTAGCGAGTTCGAGACGAGCGATTACTCGTAGCGTTCGCGTATTCGCGTTTTGGCGTCGTCTATCGCCGCTTCGACGTTCGCCGCTCGCTCGTGCTCCCGTACCGGACGGAGAGCGACCCGATAGCGGACATCGAACGGTTCGACCACAGGCCGACCCCCGACTGGCTATAGTTCTGCCGTCCCGGCCCGCGCCAGATTCCCCGTGAGAAGGGCCACGCTCGCCACGAAGAAGAGCGCGCCGAGCGGCGACGCCAAGTCCACGAACAGCCAGTAGAGCGGCGCGGCCGCGGCGGGACCGACCGAGACGACCGCCAACTCCGCGACGACCGGGCCACAGCAACAGCAGGCGTTCGGGGCGGCCACTGCCGCGGTGCCCGTGGTGACCTCCGCGCTCCCGGTCGCGTCGTTCGCGCGCCACTGGTAGCCGAGCAGCGCGGCGTTCAATCCGACCAGCACGGCGACCAAGCCGACCATCCCGACCATCCCGACCGAGAGGACGCCGCTGAGCGGCGTCGTCCCGAGGAAGTCGTGGAGGTGGAACTCGAGGCCCGGCCAGTAGACCAGCGGGTTGGCGACCCGCGCGGTCGTGACGAAGCTCTCCGAGAGGTCCACGTTGCCGCCGGGTTCGGGCACGAAGGTCAGCATGCCCATCGAGAACGCGAAGAACAGGCCCGCCACGACGCCCGTGCCCGCGCCGAACCACTTGCTCGGGCGGTCGGCGAGCGCGCGTTCGAGCAGGCCGCCGGCGTCCCGCCGGACGACGTAGCCGACAGCGAGGAGGACCGCCGCGACGAGCAGGTAGCCGACCGGATTGGTCAGCGACCCCGGCACGAGGACGGGGTAGGTGACCCAAAGGCCCAGCAGCATCCCGAGCGCGGCGTAGCGCGGTCTGTCGGGCCACCGCATCCGACCGACGACGAGGCTCCCGACGACGACAGCGAGACCGATGCCGAGCGTCAGCGGGCCGAACCACGCCCGCGCAATCGCGGGTTGGCTGGCCGCGAGCGTCTCGACCGGCGAGAGTTGGACGAGGCCGACCGCGCCGGTCGCGGCGACGACCAATCCGGCGAACGCGCCGCCGAGCGCGACGGTCGCGGAAGTCCGGTCCCGGACGGCGGCGCTCCCGACCGCGGCGACGACGCCGACCAGCAGGACCGCCAGCGCGAACCACTGGGGCATCGGTGGGGCCGCCTCGCCGCCGTGTGCCGACGCGACGGGGACCGCTCCGAGCGCGGCGGCCAGCGTCCCGCCGCGGGCTATCGAACGAGTGTGCATACGCTACGGTCGGGTTCGCGTAGGTATGTATGCGTTGGATTCGGAGACCCGGTCGTCGTGTTGCGGCTCCGCGCTACGGTGCGAGCGCGACGTAGCCCTCCGGTGGGATGGAGGCCTCGACGTAGCCGTTTCCGTCGGCGCGGGCGTTCTGGTCGCCCGTGTAGTCGTTGAGGTCGCGATTGCGCCAACTGGTGTAGGCGGTTCGAGTCTGCCAACTGGTCGAGTTGTTGATGCCGACGAGGAGGTTGCCGTACCGCTCGAAGGCGTACACGTCCGCGTCGGTCACGCGGTCGTAGGCCGCGCCGCTGGCGAGGTTGTTTCGAATCCACAGGAGGTTACGGATGCTGTCGTCGCCGACGCCGTAGTCCTCGCTGTAGACGCGCGGGTAGCCCTCGTAGGTGAGGATGTAGGCGTGTGCGAGCAGCGACTGGGCCGGGTCGGGGCTGTCGTGGTTGCCCGCGAAGGTCAGCGCCCGGTAGGAGTCGCGGTTGACGAAGCCGGCGCCCGACAGCTTGCTCATGTCGCCGCCGGGACCGGAGAACGCCTCGTACTTCATCACGTTGTACAGCCGGTAGTCGGTGACGGACATCCCGGTGTCGGCGTATCCTTGCAGGTAGTCGAGCTTGGACTTCCCGTCGTACGATTCGGGGATGACCTCCCCGACGGTGTAGAGGTCGCTGGCCCACTGGTTGGCGTAGTCGGCGAAGAAGGACTCGGGGACGTGCTTGGCGGCGTCCCACCGGATGCCGTCCACGCCGAGACTGCGGTACTTATCGACGTACTTCTTCAACTCGCCGCGGACGTACGACGATTCGTGCTTCAGATCCCGGAGGCCGACGAGCCAGCACCCCTCAACGGAGTAGTCGCTGGAGTAGTCGATGCTACACTCCGGGTGAAAGTCGTCGCTACCGAACTGCGGGATATCGGCGAGGCTCACCTTCCGTTCGAAGGCGTCCCCGCCCGCGGCCATGTGGTTGACGACGGCGTCGGCGATGACCTCCAACCCCTGACTGTGGGCCTCCCGTATCATCGACTCGTACTCGGCTTCGGTCCCGAACTCGCTGTCGAAGTCGAGCAAGTCGATGGGCTGGTAGCCCAGTGGCGGGTCGTACTTCTCGCCCGTGTACTCGCGTTCGTACTCGTAGACCCGACTGAACTGGGCGGGCGGGACCTGAATCGCGTCGTACCCCTGGTCGGCGAGCGTCGAGAGGTCGGACTCGATGGTCGTCCAGTCGGTGTGGTAGTACTGGTACACCGCACCCGAACCGAGAGCGGCCGCGTTTCCGGTCGCGAATCCCGCGCCCGCGGCGACAGCACCGAGCGCACCGATTCCTTTCAGCACGTTTCTTCGAGAGTGACTATCTCCCGTGGGTATCTCTGGCATCCGTTCGTGAATTTGTGAGGAAATATTATAACATTATCTTACGATTACTTCAACTTTCGTTAAAGAATTCTCTTGATTTATCATGTCCTGACGTTTCGGGACGGACGACACCCCGTCGTCGTCGCTCCACGCCGAAACTTACGTCAAAGTGGGCCCCGACCCTCCGCTATGGACGCACGCGCCCTCTCGGAGTTCGGCCGCCGCGACTGGGAGACCGACACCGACCACGAACCCGTCCGGTTCGCCATGATCGGACTCGGGTGGTGGACCCGCGAGGAGGCAATCCCCGCGACCGAGGAGAGCGACCGCTGTGAGACCACCGTGGTCGTCAGCGGCGACCGCGACAAGGCCGCGGACGTGGCCGAGGCGTCCGCGAACGCCGAGACCGCCGTCACCTACGAGGAGTTCCACGACGGCGCGGCGACCGACGAGTACGACGCCGTGTACATTGCTACGCCGAACGCCAAGCACGTCGAATTCGTGGAGTCGGCCGCCGAGTTCGGGAAAGCGGTCCTCTGCGAGAAACCGATGGAGGCGACGCCCGAGCGCGCCCGCCGGATAGTCGAGGCCTGCGAGGGCGAGGTGCCGCTGATGGTCGCCTACCGGATGCACACCGAACCGGCCGTCCGCCGGGCGCGCGAACTCGTCGCCGAGGGTGCCATCGGCGACCCGATGCTCGTCCACGGGAGCATGTCTCAGGACCTGCTGGAGATATTCTCGAACCCCGACCAGTGGCGACTCGACCCCGACCTCTCGGGTCCGGGCGCGTCGGTGATGGACTTGGGCATCTACCCGCTCAACACCGCGCGGTTCGTCCTCGACGCCGACCCCGTCGAGGTCTCGGCGCTCGCGCGCTCGGACGGCGAGGCGTTCTCGGACGTGCCCGACGAGGTGGCCACCTTCGAGGTCCGGTTCGACGACGGCACGCTCGCGGCCTGTTCGGCCAGTCAGAACGCCAACCGGTCGAGCCACCTCAAGGTCGTCGGCACCGACGGCGAGGTGAGCATCGAACCCGCGTTCTTCGACCGCCAGAGCCGCCAATTCGAACTCGAAGTAAACGGGACCCGCGCGGCCGTCGAACCCGAGCAGGTAGACCAGATGCTCGAAGAGTTCGACTACTTCGCCCATCAGGTCCGGACCGACCGCGACCTCTACGCCGACGGTCGCCACGGACTCGTGGACATCGAGACGCTGCACGCCATCTACGAGAGCGCAGAACAGGGGTCGGTCGTGGAACTGTAGTCCGATCGTCGGTCCGGTCGAATTTCTCGCCGTCGTCTCGGGTTCCGCGGTCGTCGTTCTCCGCCGAAAAAAGAGCGTTCAACCGAGGACGTAGCGCAGTTTCGGGTACTTCTCGACCAGCGTTTCGCCGCCGAGGTCGTACTGCTCGATGATGGCGTCGAGTCCGAGGATGCGGCCCGCGCCGAACGCCGCGACCGAGAGGAAGACGAGCATGTACGCGAAGTCCCCGTTGATGAGGCCGTGAGCGACGTCCCAGTTGCCGAAGTAGAACATCAGCATCATGAACGCGCCGAAGAACGCCGCGAGGCGGGTCAGCGCGCCGACCAACAGGCCGAGACCGATGAGGAGTTCACCCCACGGCACGGCGACGCTGAGGAAGTCGGCGAACCACGGCGTCGAGCCCATCCAGTGGAACAGGCCGACCAGCGGGCTCTCGGCCGGGACCGCGTTCATGAGATAGCCCGTCGCGCTAAACGGTTCGGCCGCGGTAATCTTCGTGAATCCGGAGTACGCGAAGGCGTACCCCATCATGAGCCGTAACGCGAGGACGAACCACGCGCTCAGGCTGTGGGCCTTGCCGTTGACCGTGACGCCGCCGATCGTGCTCTCGAACTCGTTGACTCGGGTTTTGATGTCGTTAGTAGCCATCGTCGTTCACCTTACACTCGAACAGACGACCGGATAGCGCATATAAACCGGGCGTGGTTCTCACGTTCCGAGAACGAAAGGATGGCGACGAACACGTTCGACGCGGGGCGGACTCGATCCGCACGACGGGGTCGCTCAGTCGGCGTTCACCGGGCACGACTCGTCGGCGTACTCGACCTGCGCGACCGAGTCGATGGGGTCTTCGCCGCAGACCGGACACTCGGGATTCCGTCGGAACTCGACCTCCTCGAAGGACATCGCCATCGCGTCGTAGAATATCATCCGGCCGTCGAGGAGGTCGCCCGTGTCGAGGACTCCGCCCTCGCAGAGTAGGAACTTCACGGTCTCGGTGGCCTGAATACAGCCGAGCGTACCCGGAAGCACGCCCAACACGCCGGTACTCGCGCAGTCGGCGACCATCCCCTCCGGCGGCGCTTCGGGGAACAGACACCGGTAGCACGGTCCCTCGGTCGTGAACGTCGTGACCTGTCCCTCGAACTTGTAGATGGCGCCGTGGGAGAACGGCGTCCCCGAGAGCGTGCAGGCGTCGTTGACGAGGTAGCGCGTCCGGAAGTTGTCGGTCGCGTCCACCACGAAGTCGTAGTCGGCGAGTAGTGACTCGACGTTCTCGGGTTCGACCCGGACCTCGTGGGTCCGCACGTCCACGTCGGGGTTCAGGTCGGCCACGAAGTCGGCCGCCGACTCGACTTTCGGTCGGCCCACGTCGTCGTTCCCGTGGATAATCTGGCGCTGGAGGTTGCTCAGTTCCACCTCGTCGTCGTCGGCGACGCCGAGGGTGCCAACGCCCGCGGCCGCGAGGTACTGGATGGCCGGCGCGCCGAGTCCGCCCGCGCCGATTACCAGCACGGCGGCGTCGAGCAGGGCCTGCTGTCCGTCGGGACCCACCTCGTCCATGATGATGTGCCGGGAGTAGCGGTCGAGTTGGGTCGCGTCGAGCGAGAGGCTCATGGCCGGGAGTTGGGCGGTCGCGTGCTTAAATCCGCGGTCGAACGACTCCGCCGTGCGGTCGGTTGCTCCGATAAAAAGCGACGTTTTCGCGAGTGCGAAGCGTGCGGAGAATCCGCGCTACTTCGCGCGACCCTGACCGCCGTTGTTGCTCGGGCGGTTGTGTTCCGTGCCCTTGCCGCGCTGCTGGAGGCCGCGGTTGCTCTGGCCCGCACTGGTCAGGCCGCGGAAGGCCCGACCCTTGTGGGAGTCGTCGCAGATCCAGTTGAGGTCGTCGTCGTTCTCGATGGCCGGATGCTCGGGGTCCAGCAGAATCACTTCGAACCACTTCTGGCTACCGTCTTCGCCGACCCAGTAGGAGTTGAGCACGCGCAGGTTCTTGAACTTCCGACTGGCGCGCTCCTCGCCGATGCGCTGGAGGTTCTTGCGCCGGTAGACGCGGTTGACACCCTGTCGCTTCGAGCGTCGGCCGGCCTTGAACCGCTCCTTTCGAGCCGAGCCCTTGCGCACGCTGACGCGAGCGACGACGACGCCCTGCTTCGCCTTGTAGCCCAGTTCGCGGGCCTTGTCGAGGCGAGTCGGGCGCTCGATGCGCTCGATAGCGCCTTGGTCGCGCCATTCCTGCTTTCGCTGCCACTGGAGTTCGGCGAGGTCGCCGTCCTCCGGGTCCTTCCACGCGTCCTTGATGTGTGAGTAGAAGCTCTTTGCCATGGTTATCACCACGGGCGTTGCGTGGTTCAGCCCGCGAATCGTCACGATTCGCGGGCCACATTCCGTCCTGCGGCCGCGTGCGAGCAGTTCTTCGCTCGCGTCTTCACCGCTCGCAATCGCGGTGGGAAGCACCGCGCGGCCCACAGGTGCCCGCTGGTGCCCGTCTCCCAGCGAGTTACGCAGAAATTCTCGTCGTCGGGGTTTAAGGGCTTCGTCTTCTCCCGAGTCCTCCGCCTCCGCAGAGGTCCCATCCCCGTCGGAGTTCCGTCTCCGGCCGAGTTCTGTCCGTTGCACGCGCAAGTAATGGGTTGCAGACCGTTTCGTACGCGCCGCGTTCGCTGTATCTATGCGGCGGTTCGTTAGTCGGCGGATAACAAAGAGCCCCCGCACAGTACGGAACGTATGGCACGAATCAGCGCCACGGAAGCGTTCGGACCCGACGGACACGCCGCCGCCGACGGAGGGCGATAGCATGGCGATTCTCGAACTCGCCATCGCGTTCGCCGTCCTCGCCATCATCGCCGCCGCACTCGGTGCGGGCGGCGTCGCGGGCCTGTCGATGGACATCGCCAAGTGGCTGGTCATCGTCTTCCTCGTCCTCGCGGTGGTCTCGTTAGTCCTCTGACGAGACCCCGGGAGACCGCGTGAGAAGCGTCCGGCGTCGTCCGGAGACGACGCTGGCAGGCCACTCGTCGAGC
Protein-coding sequences here:
- the ubaA gene encoding SAMP-activating enzyme E1, encoding MSLSLDATQLDRYSRHIIMDEVGPDGQQALLDAAVLVIGAGGLGAPAIQYLAAAGVGTLGVADDDEVELSNLQRQIIHGNDDVGRPKVESAADFVADLNPDVDVRTHEVRVEPENVESLLADYDFVVDATDNFRTRYLVNDACTLSGTPFSHGAIYKFEGQVTTFTTEGPCYRCLFPEAPPEGMVADCASTGVLGVLPGTLGCIQATETVKFLLCEGGVLDTGDLLDGRMIFYDAMAMSFEEVEFRRNPECPVCGEDPIDSVAQVEYADESCPVNAD
- a CDS encoding alpha-amylase domain-containing protein, which gives rise to MLKGIGALGAVAAGAGFATGNAAALGSGAVYQYYHTDWTTIESDLSTLADQGYDAIQVPPAQFSRVYEYEREYTGEKYDPPLGYQPIDLLDFDSEFGTEAEYESMIREAHSQGLEVIADAVVNHMAAGGDAFERKVSLADIPQFGSDDFHPECSIDYSSDYSVEGCWLVGLRDLKHESSYVRGELKKYVDKYRSLGVDGIRWDAAKHVPESFFADYANQWASDLYTVGEVIPESYDGKSKLDYLQGYADTGMSVTDYRLYNVMKYEAFSGPGGDMSKLSGAGFVNRDSYRALTFAGNHDSPDPAQSLLAHAYILTYEGYPRVYSEDYGVGDDSIRNLLWIRNNLASGAAYDRVTDADVYAFERYGNLLVGINNSTSWQTRTAYTSWRNRDLNDYTGDQNARADGNGYVEASIPPEGYVALAP
- a CDS encoding DUF1328 family protein: MLELAIAFAVLAIIAAALGAGGVAGLSMDIAKWLVIVFLVLAVVSLVL
- a CDS encoding 50S ribosomal protein L15e, whose amino-acid sequence is MAKSFYSHIKDAWKDPEDGDLAELQWQRKQEWRDQGAIERIERPTRLDKARELGYKAKQGVVVARVSVRKGSARKERFKAGRRSKRQGVNRVYRRKNLQRIGEERASRKFKNLRVLNSYWVGEDGSQKWFEVILLDPEHPAIENDDDLNWICDDSHKGRAFRGLTSAGQSNRGLQQRGKGTEHNRPSNNGGQGRAK
- a CDS encoding DsbA family oxidoreductase, with product MSQHPDDALVVYSDYVCPFCYLGKAAMERYREETDDPPEVEWRFYDLRGYKRGPDGSIDHDVDDGKDDDYFAQVRENVERLKDQYDVEMDLDFSKDVDSWNAQQAALYVRQTEGEETFLAFHEALFEALWQDGRNIGDPDVLAEIADELGLAPDEIRDATADETLEAELRERFESAQQAGVSGIPTFVYEGHAARGAIPPEQFERLVDGA
- a CDS encoding thioredoxin family protein, with the translated sequence MTDSITPEKPVHLADADELDAFVAENDLALVDFYTKGCSLCQAIEPVVGNVARATDAAVALCNPRDDPQLIDRFEVRSVPTLLLFEDGELVGEMAEGFRGTEAVVEFVESRGRAD
- a CDS encoding DoxX family protein; this encodes MATNDIKTRVNEFESTIGGVTVNGKAHSLSAWFVLALRLMMGYAFAYSGFTKITAAEPFSATGYLMNAVPAESPLVGLFHWMGSTPWFADFLSVAVPWGELLIGLGLLVGALTRLAAFFGAFMMLMFYFGNWDVAHGLINGDFAYMLVFLSVAAFGAGRILGLDAIIEQYDLGGETLVEKYPKLRYVLG
- the gfo6 gene encoding D-xylose 1-dehydrogenase Gfo6; translation: MDARALSEFGRRDWETDTDHEPVRFAMIGLGWWTREEAIPATEESDRCETTVVVSGDRDKAADVAEASANAETAVTYEEFHDGAATDEYDAVYIATPNAKHVEFVESAAEFGKAVLCEKPMEATPERARRIVEACEGEVPLMVAYRMHTEPAVRRARELVAEGAIGDPMLVHGSMSQDLLEIFSNPDQWRLDPDLSGPGASVMDLGIYPLNTARFVLDADPVEVSALARSDGEAFSDVPDEVATFEVRFDDGTLAACSASQNANRSSHLKVVGTDGEVSIEPAFFDRQSRQFELEVNGTRAAVEPEQVDQMLEEFDYFAHQVRTDRDLYADGRHGLVDIETLHAIYESAEQGSVVEL